The following coding sequences are from one Phycisphaeraceae bacterium window:
- a CDS encoding DUF3473 domain-containing protein — MTPAPTPPRPLAAMSIDVEDWFQVENLKSVVARDSWDQRELRVEANTDRMLQSMADRGIKATCFILGWVADKAPALVRRIAQAGHEIASHGYGHELIYSISHDAFRADIDRSTKALQDLTGAQIRGYRAPSFSITDWAIDILQEQGFEYDSSSFPVVAHDRYGKLSGIHAGVPIQELRPGFHEVCVSCLNLAGKGVPWGGGGYFRLIPYGLFRAGVRRILASGKPYVFYIHPWEIDAGQPRLTGMKRSHAFRHYVNLDRCGSRFDALLRDFEWTTVAHVLDASLAQAQPAPARVA, encoded by the coding sequence ATGACCCCCGCCCCCACGCCACCCCGACCCCTCGCCGCGATGTCCATCGACGTCGAGGACTGGTTCCAGGTCGAGAACCTCAAGTCCGTCGTCGCCCGCGACTCCTGGGACCAGCGAGAACTCCGCGTCGAGGCCAACACCGACCGCATGCTCCAGTCCATGGCCGACCGCGGCATCAAGGCCACCTGCTTCATCCTCGGGTGGGTCGCCGACAAGGCCCCCGCGCTCGTCCGCCGCATCGCCCAGGCCGGGCACGAGATCGCCTCCCACGGCTACGGCCACGAACTCATCTACTCCATCTCCCACGACGCGTTCCGCGCCGACATCGACCGCTCCACCAAGGCCCTCCAGGACCTCACCGGCGCCCAAATCCGCGGCTACCGCGCCCCGAGTTTCTCCATCACCGACTGGGCCATCGACATCCTCCAGGAGCAGGGATTCGAGTACGACTCCTCCTCGTTCCCCGTCGTCGCCCACGACCGCTACGGTAAACTCTCCGGTATTCACGCCGGTGTGCCGATCCAGGAACTCCGCCCCGGGTTCCACGAGGTCTGCGTCTCCTGCCTCAACCTCGCGGGCAAGGGCGTCCCTTGGGGCGGCGGCGGGTACTTCCGCCTGATCCCCTATGGCCTCTTCCGCGCCGGCGTCCGCCGGATCCTCGCCTCGGGCAAGCCCTACGTCTTCTACATCCACCCCTGGGAGATCGACGCCGGACAGCCCCGCCTCACCGGCATGAAGCGCTCCCACGCCTTCCGCCACTACGTCAACCTCGATCGCTGCGGCTCGCGCTTCGATGCGTTGCTGCGCGACTTCGAGTGGACCACGGTCGCCCACGTGCTCGACGCCTCGCTGGCGCAGGCCCAACCGGCCCCCGCCCGCGTCGCCTGA
- a CDS encoding glycosyltransferase family 4 protein produces the protein MSEAGTASAHGATTGRPPRVVIMHQFYVPDVASTGQLLHDLGSDLVKNGFEVEVISTRPSYGPPETWQPAPLKEIRDGVKVTRMLTTRKSKDRLIGRALNSGTYLAQLFLKMLFTSRRDTVYMYVMNPPFIVGVSAMVSLLRRHRYVLVLQDSYPQLAVWVGKISKGGLIERVWHWMNKVAYRRATETIVICPASKRLVVETYGADPARVHEVSNWADGDQLKSKPKAESRFAMKHNLVDPFVALYSGNLGLYYEYETLLGAAALLKDENFRLVFIGAGGKKAWLGEQIKKRGLTNTMLLPYVPSSELPDSLTACDTSLVTIAKGIEGISYPSKLYSALAVGRPILAISEDGSDLQREVVGEDVGQWHPVGDAAGLAEGIRSMMREKDRMNRQGLKARALFERKYTRQVSVARYAEILELAARNGGKRP, from the coding sequence ATGTCGGAAGCAGGAACCGCGTCTGCCCACGGAGCCACCACCGGCCGCCCCCCGCGCGTGGTCATCATGCACCAGTTCTACGTGCCCGATGTGGCCTCTACGGGGCAGTTGCTGCACGACCTGGGCTCGGACCTGGTCAAGAACGGCTTCGAGGTCGAGGTGATCAGCACCCGCCCGAGCTACGGCCCGCCCGAGACCTGGCAGCCCGCCCCTCTGAAGGAGATCCGCGACGGCGTCAAGGTGACGCGAATGCTCACCACGCGCAAGTCCAAGGACCGCCTCATCGGCCGCGCCCTCAACTCCGGCACCTACCTGGCCCAGCTCTTTCTCAAAATGCTGTTCACCTCCCGGCGCGACACCGTCTACATGTACGTGATGAACCCCCCGTTCATCGTCGGCGTCAGCGCGATGGTCTCGCTGCTGCGCCGCCACCGCTACGTCCTCGTGCTGCAGGACTCCTACCCGCAACTGGCCGTCTGGGTCGGCAAGATCAGCAAAGGCGGGCTCATCGAGCGGGTGTGGCACTGGATGAACAAGGTCGCCTATCGGCGCGCCACCGAGACGATCGTCATCTGCCCCGCCTCCAAGCGCCTCGTGGTCGAGACCTATGGCGCCGACCCGGCCCGCGTGCACGAGGTCTCCAACTGGGCCGACGGCGACCAGCTCAAGTCCAAACCCAAGGCCGAGAGCCGCTTCGCCATGAAGCACAACCTCGTCGATCCCTTCGTCGCGCTCTACTCGGGCAACCTCGGGCTCTACTACGAGTACGAGACGCTCCTGGGCGCCGCCGCCCTGCTCAAGGACGAGAACTTCCGCCTCGTCTTCATCGGCGCCGGCGGCAAGAAGGCCTGGCTCGGCGAGCAGATCAAGAAGCGCGGCCTTACCAACACCATGCTGCTCCCCTACGTCCCCAGCAGCGAACTCCCCGACTCCCTCACCGCCTGCGACACCTCCCTGGTCACCATCGCCAAGGGAATCGAGGGCATCAGCTACCCCTCGAAGCTCTATTCCGCTCTTGCCGTCGGCCGCCCCATCCTCGCCATCTCCGAGGACGGATCGGACCTCCAGCGCGAGGTGGTCGGCGAGGACGTCGGTCAGTGGCACCCGGTCGGCGACGCCGCCGGGCTCGCCGAGGGCATCCGCTCCATGATGCGTGAGAAGGACCGCATGAACCGCCAGGGCCTCAAGGCCCGTGCCCTGTTCGAACGCAAGTACACCCGCCAGGTCTCCGTCGCCCGCTACGCCGAAATCCTCGAACTCGCGGCCCGAAACGGCGGGAAGCGACCATGA
- a CDS encoding glycosyltransferase family 2 protein produces the protein MPRPLDAITDSWTGPRPTVSVVILTLNEEINIADCLASCAWSDDVHVLDSGSTDRTAEIARSRGVPVSVHAFESFGAQRNWAIDHIPLRHDWVFHLDADERFTAPLVEEMQRVVAAGPVHAGYYVANQMIFMGEWIRRAQGYPNYQMRLFHKARVRFEDHGHGQRETPGASIGTLGAPYLHHNFSKGLDDWFARHNRYSTLEALEILRREGEPLGLSGLLSRDRTARRRVLKRLAAGVPCRPTLRRLHMLLVQGAILDGRAGRAYASLIGTYERMIAAKVLSLRAERDRAGRA, from the coding sequence ATGCCCCGCCCGCTCGACGCGATTACCGACTCATGGACCGGCCCCCGCCCCACGGTGTCGGTGGTCATCCTCACGCTCAACGAGGAGATCAACATCGCGGACTGCCTGGCCTCCTGCGCCTGGTCGGACGATGTGCACGTGCTCGACTCGGGCTCGACGGACAGGACGGCGGAGATCGCGCGGTCCCGCGGCGTGCCGGTGAGCGTGCACGCCTTCGAGTCCTTTGGGGCGCAGCGCAACTGGGCGATCGATCACATCCCGCTCAGGCACGACTGGGTGTTCCATCTTGATGCGGACGAGCGATTCACGGCGCCGCTTGTCGAGGAGATGCAGCGGGTCGTCGCGGCCGGCCCCGTGCACGCGGGGTACTACGTCGCCAACCAGATGATCTTCATGGGCGAGTGGATCCGGCGGGCCCAGGGGTACCCGAACTACCAGATGCGGCTGTTCCACAAGGCCCGCGTCCGCTTCGAGGACCACGGGCACGGTCAGCGCGAGACGCCGGGCGCCTCGATCGGGACGCTCGGGGCGCCGTACCTCCACCACAACTTCTCGAAGGGGCTTGATGACTGGTTCGCGCGGCACAACCGGTACAGCACGCTCGAGGCCCTCGAGATCCTCCGGCGCGAGGGCGAGCCACTGGGTCTGTCGGGCCTGCTCTCGCGCGATCGCACGGCGCGGCGACGGGTGCTGAAGCGACTCGCCGCGGGCGTGCCCTGTCGGCCCACGCTGCGGCGGCTGCACATGCTGCTGGTGCAGGGGGCGATCCTCGATGGACGTGCCGGACGGGCGTATGCGTCGCTCATCGGCACATACGAGCGGATGATCGCGGCGAAGGTGCTCTCGCTCCGGGCCGAGCGGGACCGTGCGGGCCGGGCGTAG
- a CDS encoding NAD-dependent epimerase/dehydratase family protein, translated as MLPQLNAMRPFYAGRRVLVTGGAGFIGSHLARTMADLGAKVSVIDDLSTGSSDNLAGAPIDLFAGSILDDSLLASAIAGCAVVFHEAAMVSVPLSVEQPEQCRKVNIEGTHRVLLAARDAGVKRVVFAASAAAYGDTPTLPSSERHAPDCRSPYAASKVAGEQLLRAFAHSYGLSTASLRYFNVFGPRQSPNSGYAAAISAFFSALSRGARPIIFGDGLQTRDFIPVANIVLANLLAAASPRELRGEIFNIGTGHRTTLLTVLEVMSQLMGVKADPVFAPPRAGDVRDSVADISLARDMLAYEPVVGFEEGLQHLVAPAAAGAAR; from the coding sequence GTGCTACCTCAACTGAACGCCATGCGGCCGTTCTACGCGGGCCGCCGCGTCCTCGTGACCGGCGGTGCAGGGTTCATCGGCAGCCACCTGGCTCGCACGATGGCCGACCTCGGGGCGAAGGTCTCGGTGATCGACGATCTTTCGACAGGGTCGTCCGATAACCTCGCTGGGGCTCCGATCGATCTCTTCGCCGGTTCCATCCTCGATGACTCGCTCCTAGCCAGCGCCATCGCCGGCTGCGCCGTGGTCTTCCACGAGGCCGCAATGGTCAGTGTGCCGCTCAGCGTCGAGCAGCCGGAACAGTGCCGGAAGGTGAACATCGAGGGGACGCACCGCGTGCTCCTGGCCGCCCGCGACGCCGGCGTGAAACGCGTCGTCTTCGCCGCCTCGGCCGCCGCGTACGGCGATACCCCCACACTCCCCAGTTCCGAGCGACACGCCCCCGACTGCAGGTCCCCATACGCGGCGAGCAAGGTCGCCGGAGAGCAGTTGCTCCGTGCCTTCGCGCACAGCTACGGCCTCAGCACCGCGAGCCTTCGCTACTTCAACGTCTTCGGCCCGCGCCAGAGCCCAAACTCCGGGTACGCCGCGGCGATCTCCGCGTTCTTCAGCGCCCTCTCCCGAGGCGCACGGCCGATCATCTTCGGCGACGGCCTCCAGACGCGCGATTTCATCCCCGTCGCCAACATCGTGCTCGCCAACCTCCTCGCCGCCGCGTCCCCCCGCGAGCTCCGCGGCGAGATCTTCAACATCGGCACCGGCCATCGCACCACGCTGCTCACCGTGCTCGAGGTCATGTCGCAGCTCATGGGCGTCAAGGCCGACCCCGTGTTCGCCCCGCCGCGGGCCGGTGATGTGCGAGACTCAGTCGCCGACATCTCGCTCGCCCGCGACATGCTGGCCTACGAGCCGGTCGTCGGTTTCGAGGAGGGGCTGCAGCACCTGGTCGCGCCCGCCGCCGCAGGGGCCGCCCGGTAA